Sequence from the Burkholderia sp. GAS332 genome:
GTCGACGAGATCGCGCAGAACCGGGACGGCGCAGAGCCGATGTCGGGCTTTCTTGACCTGTTCCATCACCGCGTCGTCACTCAGTACTACCGCGTGTGGCGCAAGTATCGCTATCCCGCAGGATTCAGGAGCGGGGGCACCGATGAGATTTCGCGCTACCTGCTGAGCTTTGCGGGACTCGGCATCGGCGCGCCGGAGATCGCGCAGGCAGTCGGCCCGCGCAAGCTGCTGTCGATGCTCGGGTTAGCGGGTCAAAGGACCCGCACGGCCGAAGGACTGACGGGTGTGCTGCAGCATGCGGTGCCTGATGCGCGGATCACTGTAGAGGAGTTCTATCCGGTATGGATCCGCGCCGACAGGTACACGCCGGGAGCGTTGGGTGACGGCTGCCTGCTCGGCCGCGGGTTTTATGACCGGGCGAATGCGGTGCGCGTGGTCATCACCCCACAGACGCGCGAATCGGTTCTCGGGCTGATGCCAGGGCGGACCTGTCACCGGGAACTCATGGCATTGCTGCGCTTTTACCTGGGCTATGAGGCAAGGGCGCATCTGGAAATGCACGTCAGCGCGGAACTGATGCCTGCGCAGCAGTTGAACTCAGATCAGGTCAGCCTTGGTTACACCACCCAGTTGCCGCAGTGCTGCGGGCACGACCCTGTCGCTGGGCTCACGCGCGTGCAGCTTGGCGAGTGGACGGGTGGTAGCGAGCGACGCGCAAGCCAGGGGCGCGCGTCGCACTGACACAGCGTTTAACGGATTGATACGGAACACATAGAGGATCAACAGGATGATGCGACAGCTTCGAACCGCTGCAACGGTGTTGGCCATCCTTACCAGCGCCGGGTGTGGGGTAGGTCAGGCGGTGAAGGACAGCACGGTGGACGCAGCGAAATGGGCGTTCACGACGCAGATTAAAACTATGAACGTGGACCTCGTCAGCCGGTCATCATTAAACGCAAATGGTGCTGGACAGTCGATGTCGACCGTGGTGCGGATTTACCAGCTGAAAACGCCGCAGGCATTCCAGCTGCTCGACTACACGCAGTTGCAGACGAATGATCTCGATGCGTTGAAGGCCGATTTGCTCGCGACCAAAGACGTCGTGCTGCGTCCTGACGCGAGCACAAGCGTCAGCGAGCCGATGAATAGCGCTGCGCAGTATGTCGGCGTGGTCGCCTTCTTCCGCAACGCCGGCAAGGATTCCACGTGGAAGCTTGTGATCCCGAAGAAGCAGTGGAAGAACACAGACCCGGTGAAGATCGAGGCGCGCGACAACACGCTCAATCTCGTTGACGCGACGGATGACCCGATCAGGCGCAACGCACCTCAGCAGAGCGTGCCGAACCCGCCGAAACCGAAGCCCGCGGCGGTGACGGAGTATGGAACGCAGGCGGGGTGACGTTTAGAAAACCCGCAACCGCAACGCTATGCGCGGATAGCGAAGCTCTGCGCGTAAGCCTTGGATACCGTGTCGCTACCCCACACCTTACCGTCGACCAGCGCTTGAGAACACGGGTCGCCCGGCACCGCTACACCGACGCGTGCCGCGGCCTCGCGATACAACTGCGTCTGATTGATTTGCGCCGCAATCTCCTCATAATCCGCGCGTGCATCGATCATGCCCCAGCGTTCGAACTGCGTGAGGAACCAGGTACCGTCGGTGGCGCGAGGGTAGTTCACCGCGCCGTTGTCGAAGAACCGCACCGGCAGGCCGCGCGGCGCCGAGGCGGCGATTTCGTTGCCGAATCGCGCCGCAATCAAGGCTTCGTCGATACCGATGAATTCGGGCCGTGCAAGCCAGCGTGCAATCTCCTCACGATGCCCCGCGCCGTCGAGCCAGCGGCACGCTTCGAGCATGGTCTGCACGAGCGCTCGCGCCGCATTCGGCGTCGCGCTGACAAAATCGCGCCGGCATGCCAGCACTTTCTCGGGATGATCGGGCCACACGTCGCTTGTATAAGCGACCGTCCTGCCGACGCCTTGTGCCTCTGCCATAGCATTCCACGGCTCGCCGACGCACAGGCCGTCGAGTTTGTCTTCGGCGAGCGCGGCGACCATCTGCGGCGGTGGAATCACGACGCTCTCGATATCGCGCAACGGATGCACGCCTTGCGACGCCAGCCAGTAGGACAGCCACATCGCGTGTGTGCCGGTGGGGAAAGTCTGGGCGAACACCGGTTTGCGGCCGAGCGTCGCCAACGCCCTAGGAAGGGTGCCGTGTTCGGCTAATGCATCGGCGAGACGGTTTGACAGCGTGAATGCCTGACCATTGCGATTGAGCACCATCAGCACGGCCATATCCGTTTGCGGACCGCCGAGTCCGAGTTGCACGCCGTACACGAGACCGTAGAGCACATGCGCCGCGTCGAGATCGCCCGACAGCAGTTTGTCGCGCACGGCTGCCCATGACGGCTGGCGGCACAACTCCAGCGTCAATCCATGAACGTGGCCGAATTCGAGCAGCTTGGCGGCGACGAGCGGCGCGGCATCGGACAGCGCAACGAAGCCGAGCCGCAGATGGGTTTTCTCGAGCGGCGCAGATGCGGACGTTGGGGCGAGGGGGGCGGGAGAGTTCATGAGCGGCGCTTCATTTAAGCGAATCTGCTGACGCGATGACGGCACGCGCGACTTCAGCGAGTTTGACGCCCTGGTTCATGGCGCGCTTGCGCAGGTTAGCGTACGCGGCGTGTTCGGTGATCTTCTGTTGATCCATCAGCAGGCGTTTGGCACGATCGATCAGCTTGCGTTCGGCGAGTTCGTTTTCGGCTTGCGCGAGGCGCTCGCGCAACTGCGACTCCTGCGCGAACCGTGCGAGTGCGACTTCGAGAATCGGTGCGAGCCGCTCCGTGGCAAGGCCTTCGACAAGGTAGGCCGTGACGCCCGCACCCACTGCGTCGCGGATCAATTGCTGGTTCGCGTCGTGACTGAACATCAATACGGGACGGGGCGCCGTGGCGTTCATGACCGCGAGTTGTTCGAGCGTGTCACGCGATGGCGATTC
This genomic interval carries:
- a CDS encoding type VI secretion system protein ImpH, coding for MNAPDREFPSYADRALLPVLLDDATRMNFFRFCELIELAAPDKPPLGTTDSPSTEPVRFRSRARIGFPNREIDAVEYDPDDPSAPPAVRTTFLGLYGVDARMPSYFVDEIAQNRDGAEPMSGFLDLFHHRVVTQYYRVWRKYRYPAGFRSGGTDEISRYLLSFAGLGIGAPEIAQAVGPRKLLSMLGLAGQRTRTAEGLTGVLQHAVPDARITVEEFYPVWIRADRYTPGALGDGCLLGRGFYDRANAVRVVITPQTRESVLGLMPGRTCHRELMALLRFYLGYEARAHLEMHVSAELMPAQQLNSDQVSLGYTTQLPQCCGHDPVAGLTRVQLGEWTGGSERRASQGRASH
- a CDS encoding type VI secretion system protein VasD, yielding MMRQLRTAATVLAILTSAGCGVGQAVKDSTVDAAKWAFTTQIKTMNVDLVSRSSLNANGAGQSMSTVVRIYQLKTPQAFQLLDYTQLQTNDLDALKADLLATKDVVLRPDASTSVSEPMNSAAQYVGVVAFFRNAGKDSTWKLVIPKKQWKNTDPVKIEARDNTLNLVDATDDPIRRNAPQQSVPNPPKPKPAAVTEYGTQAG
- a CDS encoding nitrate/nitrite transport system substrate-binding protein, yielding MNSPAPLAPTSASAPLEKTHLRLGFVALSDAAPLVAAKLLEFGHVHGLTLELCRQPSWAAVRDKLLSGDLDAAHVLYGLVYGVQLGLGGPQTDMAVLMVLNRNGQAFTLSNRLADALAEHGTLPRALATLGRKPVFAQTFPTGTHAMWLSYWLASQGVHPLRDIESVVIPPPQMVAALAEDKLDGLCVGEPWNAMAEAQGVGRTVAYTSDVWPDHPEKVLACRRDFVSATPNAARALVQTMLEACRWLDGAGHREEIARWLARPEFIGIDEALIAARFGNEIAASAPRGLPVRFFDNGAVNYPRATDGTWFLTQFERWGMIDARADYEEIAAQINQTQLYREAAARVGVAVPGDPCSQALVDGKVWGSDTVSKAYAQSFAIRA
- a CDS encoding response regulator receiver and ANTAR domain protein, encoding MLRVLLVTDTDKPIGDLRDALARLGYEMLAGTATPQALHRVVQSERPDVIIIDTESPSRDTLEQLAVMNATAPRPVLMFSHDANQQLIRDAVGAGVTAYLVEGLATERLAPILEVALARFAQESQLRERLAQAENELAERKLIDRAKRLLMDQQKITEHAAYANLRKRAMNQGVKLAEVARAVIASADSLK